From Calderihabitans maritimus, one genomic window encodes:
- a CDS encoding lysophospholipid acyltransferase family protein, whose protein sequence is MFYTVAKQIVLLFFRICCRWQVVGKENLPPQGPVVVVANHVSYWDPPVLGVALPRQIHFMAKEELFRIPLLGPLIRILGAFPVKRGKSDRAALKAGLQLLQEGKVLGLFPEGTRSKTGQLLPFQPGAALLALKAGVPIVPVALQGSRQILRRFRPTVRVVIGKPLVFQDLYGQKVSSAQLAEIMEQVREEVFKGLNS, encoded by the coding sequence ATGTTTTATACGGTAGCCAAGCAAATAGTGCTTTTATTTTTCCGTATTTGTTGCCGGTGGCAGGTGGTAGGAAAGGAAAACTTGCCTCCACAAGGGCCGGTTGTGGTGGTAGCCAATCATGTTAGTTACTGGGATCCTCCCGTGTTGGGAGTAGCCTTGCCCCGCCAAATCCATTTCATGGCCAAGGAAGAGCTTTTTCGGATACCGCTGCTGGGACCCTTAATAAGGATACTGGGAGCTTTCCCGGTAAAACGGGGTAAATCGGACCGGGCCGCCTTGAAGGCAGGGCTGCAACTGCTTCAAGAAGGCAAGGTACTGGGTCTTTTTCCCGAAGGAACCCGCAGCAAGACGGGACAACTGTTGCCCTTTCAGCCGGGAGCGGCCCTGCTGGCTTTAAAAGCAGGGGTTCCTATCGTTCCGGTAGCCTTACAGGGAAGCAGGCAGATTTTGCGCAGGTTTCGTCCTACGGTCCGGGTGGTCATCGGCAAACCTCTTGTTTTCCAGGATTTGTACGGGCAGAAGGTGTCTTCCGCTCAACTGGCGGAGATAATGGAACAGGTGAGAGAAGAGGTGTTCAAAGGACTGAATAGTTAA